In Vicia villosa cultivar HV-30 ecotype Madison, WI unplaced genomic scaffold, Vvil1.0 ctg.000030F_1_1, whole genome shotgun sequence, the following proteins share a genomic window:
- the LOC131622408 gene encoding putative germin-like protein 2-1 isoform X1, giving the protein MANLSLFLLSALAFSLSVVFAVDPSTLQDFCVTNPIGQGNSVCKDPKLVDANDFFFKGLHIAGNTSNPVGSRVTPVFAAQLPGLNTLGISLARIDIAPWGVNPPHSHPRATEILTVLEGTLEVGFITSNPENRHFTKILQKGDVFVFPIGLIHYQRNIGYGNVVAIAALSSQNPGVITIGNAVFGATPEVSSEVLTKAFLLDKNIINYLQTKF; this is encoded by the exons ATGGCTAATCTCTCATTATTCTTGCTGTCAGCTTTAGCTTTTTCACTTTCAGTTGTTTTTGCAGTTGATCCAAGTACTCTCCAAGATTTTTGCGTCACAAACCCAATAGGCCAAG GGAACTCAGTTTGCAAAGATCCTAAACTTGTTGACGCAAATGACTTCTTCTTCAAAGGACTTCACATAGCTGGAAATACTAGTAACCCTGTTGGATCTAGAGTAACTCCTGTCTTCGCAGCTCAACTACCAGGATTGAACACACTCGGAATTTCCCTGGCTCGTATCGATATAGCACCATGGGGAGTTAACCCTCCTCACTCACATCCTCGTGCTACCGAAATATTGACTGTTCTTGAAGGTACATTAGAAGTTGGATTCATCACTTCAAACCCGGAAAATCGTCACTTTACAAAAATTCTACAAAAGGGAGATGTGTTTGTGTTTCCCATAGGACTGATTCACTATCAAAGAAATATTGGATATGGTAATGTTGTTGCCATTGCTGCTCTTAGTAGTCAAAATCCAGGAGTTATTACTATTGGCAATGCAGTTTTTGGGGCTACACCTGAGGTATCTAGTGAAGTGCTCACAAAGGCTTTTCTTTTGGACAAGAATATCATCAATTATTTGCAGACGAAGTTTTAG
- the LOC131622408 gene encoding putative germin-like protein 2-1 isoform X2: MANLSLFLLSALAFSLSVVFAVDPSTLQDFCVTNPIGQVCKDPKLVDANDFFFKGLHIAGNTSNPVGSRVTPVFAAQLPGLNTLGISLARIDIAPWGVNPPHSHPRATEILTVLEGTLEVGFITSNPENRHFTKILQKGDVFVFPIGLIHYQRNIGYGNVVAIAALSSQNPGVITIGNAVFGATPEVSSEVLTKAFLLDKNIINYLQTKF, translated from the exons ATGGCTAATCTCTCATTATTCTTGCTGTCAGCTTTAGCTTTTTCACTTTCAGTTGTTTTTGCAGTTGATCCAAGTACTCTCCAAGATTTTTGCGTCACAAACCCAATAGGCCAAG TTTGCAAAGATCCTAAACTTGTTGACGCAAATGACTTCTTCTTCAAAGGACTTCACATAGCTGGAAATACTAGTAACCCTGTTGGATCTAGAGTAACTCCTGTCTTCGCAGCTCAACTACCAGGATTGAACACACTCGGAATTTCCCTGGCTCGTATCGATATAGCACCATGGGGAGTTAACCCTCCTCACTCACATCCTCGTGCTACCGAAATATTGACTGTTCTTGAAGGTACATTAGAAGTTGGATTCATCACTTCAAACCCGGAAAATCGTCACTTTACAAAAATTCTACAAAAGGGAGATGTGTTTGTGTTTCCCATAGGACTGATTCACTATCAAAGAAATATTGGATATGGTAATGTTGTTGCCATTGCTGCTCTTAGTAGTCAAAATCCAGGAGTTATTACTATTGGCAATGCAGTTTTTGGGGCTACACCTGAGGTATCTAGTGAAGTGCTCACAAAGGCTTTTCTTTTGGACAAGAATATCATCAATTATTTGCAGACGAAGTTTTAG